Proteins encoded in a region of the Prochlorococcus marinus CUG1416 genome:
- a CDS encoding pyridoxal phosphate-dependent decarboxylase family protein gives MTEDLINKKDIYFPSSLGTNDNFITLLNRATQILCDWFSNAEKYGPLTFDENFKCLMPDEYGNSTEDLFSEIQSLLNNSFNPVHPGSLAHLDPPPLIFSILGDLIAAGLNNNLLAYELSPSVTLLEESLCKWFAKKIGFNDSSGGIAASGGTLSNLNALIAARHNAGLGSDPNSVLLVSEDAHSSFIKCTRIMGLDDSNLVKIKTDNKGCMDIDNLKNSIDQCSINNKKIFVIVATLGTTVRGAIDPIKDISDICKERNIWLHIDGSIGGIFGVTSIPIEGLNNINQANSITINPQKIIGITKTSSLLLVSNMRTLENTFSTGLPYISSKENIINRGELGIQGSRPAEVIKLWLGLRSLGLKGLDDILNSSINRKDFFIKNINKNKFEIYSGPLHIISFLPKGLNTKDTDFWTQTKVNELMKNNFMISRPKFKGKYYLRVVMGNYNTNESHIEELLKILHA, from the coding sequence ATGACTGAAGATTTAATTAATAAAAAAGATATATACTTCCCTTCCTCTTTAGGGACTAACGATAACTTTATTACTCTCCTCAATAGAGCAACTCAAATTCTTTGTGACTGGTTCTCTAATGCCGAGAAATATGGTCCATTAACCTTTGATGAGAATTTCAAGTGCTTAATGCCTGATGAGTATGGTAATTCTACAGAAGATTTGTTTTCTGAGATTCAATCCCTTCTGAATAATTCATTTAATCCCGTTCATCCTGGCTCTCTAGCTCATCTTGACCCCCCACCTTTAATTTTTTCTATTTTAGGAGATTTAATTGCTGCTGGCTTAAATAATAATCTTCTTGCTTACGAGTTGTCTCCAAGTGTTACTTTGCTTGAGGAATCATTATGCAAATGGTTTGCAAAGAAAATAGGGTTTAATGATTCTTCAGGAGGTATAGCAGCTAGCGGAGGCACTTTAAGTAATTTGAATGCACTTATAGCAGCTAGACATAATGCTGGATTAGGTTCAGATCCTAATTCTGTATTACTTGTAAGTGAAGATGCTCATTCTTCCTTCATTAAATGCACAAGAATTATGGGTCTTGATGATTCAAATCTAGTAAAGATTAAAACTGATAATAAAGGTTGTATGGACATAGATAATCTAAAAAATTCTATAGATCAATGTTCGATAAATAATAAAAAAATCTTTGTTATTGTTGCCACATTAGGAACAACTGTAAGAGGAGCAATTGATCCTATTAAGGATATAAGTGATATATGCAAAGAAAGAAATATTTGGCTACATATTGATGGCTCTATTGGTGGGATTTTTGGAGTAACATCTATTCCAATAGAGGGTTTAAATAATATTAATCAGGCTAATTCCATAACAATAAATCCCCAAAAAATAATTGGCATTACAAAGACTTCCTCTCTGTTATTGGTATCAAATATGCGTACTTTGGAAAATACCTTTTCGACTGGACTTCCATATATATCATCTAAGGAAAACATAATAAACAGAGGAGAATTAGGTATTCAAGGTTCTAGACCTGCAGAAGTTATAAAACTTTGGCTTGGATTAAGATCTTTAGGTTTGAAAGGATTGGATGATATATTAAATTCATCAATTAATAGAAAAGACTTTTTTATAAAAAATATTAATAAAAATAAATTTGAAATATATTCAGGTCCTCTACATATTATTTCTTTCTTACCAAAGGGACTTAATACAAAAGACACGGATTTCTGGACTCAAACTAAAGTTAATGAACTAATGAAAAATAATTTTATGATTTCTAGACCAAAATTTAAAGGTAAATATTATTTAAGAGTTGTCATGGGTAATTACAATACTAACGAATCTCATATTGAAGAACTTTTGAAAATTTTACATGCTTAA
- a CDS encoding GTP-binding protein: MNYFKLKYIKYFFFILFLYILFSTLIRVVNIYTLLFLIITMYIFYNIDKKLFKKIVYKVIYKNKKNTLSFKNTYGAAKISLEGIEKISKKINDKVKVELLNYQKNKLEAQLKTGDYKVTLFGAGSSGKTSIARSLLKNIVGQTSAKIGTTKQINSYKIRIPILKRNINIIDTPGLFEPSKLGEEREKATIIQASNSDIVLFVLDQDINKYEKYLINELFKVGKKIIIVLNKCDLRSRDENNLIKENIISITSARKNKISVVKTIAIPQQSPYVKSEALNIVPEVGSLFKEIIETLDNSGEELLADNILFRSNKLGIKSKNFVQEQRYLMSNKVINKYMWVTGGVILVNPLPAVDFLTTTSVNLQMIMELSKIYEIKLTKKDAKDLSKSLLSALAKQGILKGGLAILSPALATSMTKIIISKSIQSITAGWLIKIVGLSLIEYFKNGQDWGDGGIQEVVDKIYRISKREDILNNFVKEAISKIKIKKYFKSNKSLPPFPM; this comes from the coding sequence ATGAATTACTTTAAATTAAAGTATATAAAATATTTTTTCTTTATTTTATTTCTATATATTTTATTTTCGACATTAATAAGAGTAGTTAATATTTATACGCTTTTATTTTTAATAATAACTATGTATATATTTTATAATATTGATAAAAAATTATTTAAGAAAATAGTTTATAAAGTTATATACAAAAATAAAAAGAATACACTTTCATTCAAGAATACATATGGTGCTGCCAAGATAAGTTTGGAAGGGATCGAGAAAATAAGTAAAAAAATAAACGATAAAGTAAAAGTTGAATTGTTAAATTACCAAAAAAATAAACTTGAGGCACAATTAAAAACAGGAGATTATAAAGTTACTCTTTTTGGAGCAGGTTCCTCAGGAAAAACTTCAATAGCAAGATCTTTATTAAAAAATATTGTCGGACAAACATCAGCTAAAATAGGTACAACAAAGCAAATTAATAGCTATAAAATTCGTATCCCAATCTTAAAAAGAAACATTAATATAATTGATACTCCAGGATTATTCGAACCATCTAAGTTAGGCGAAGAAAGAGAAAAAGCAACAATTATACAAGCATCAAATTCTGACATAGTTCTCTTTGTCTTAGATCAGGACATAAATAAATACGAAAAATATTTAATTAATGAATTATTCAAAGTAGGAAAAAAAATAATAATAGTGCTAAATAAATGTGATTTAAGGTCTAGAGATGAAAATAACCTCATCAAAGAAAATATAATTTCCATAACTTCTGCTAGAAAAAATAAAATTTCAGTTGTTAAAACAATTGCAATACCTCAACAATCTCCATATGTAAAATCAGAGGCCTTAAATATAGTTCCAGAGGTAGGAAGTTTATTTAAAGAAATAATTGAAACGCTAGATAATAGTGGTGAAGAGTTATTGGCAGATAATATCCTTTTTCGCTCAAATAAGTTAGGTATTAAAAGCAAAAATTTCGTACAAGAACAAAGATACTTAATGTCAAATAAAGTGATTAATAAATATATGTGGGTAACAGGAGGAGTAATCCTAGTTAATCCACTTCCAGCGGTTGATTTTCTTACTACTACCTCGGTTAACCTTCAAATGATAATGGAATTATCAAAAATATATGAAATAAAGCTTACTAAAAAAGATGCCAAAGATTTATCGAAATCATTGCTAAGCGCATTGGCTAAACAAGGAATACTAAAAGGTGGGCTCGCAATTCTTTCACCTGCTTTAGCTACAAGTATGACTAAAATAATAATATCTAAATCGATACAATCTATTACTGCAGGTTGGTTAATAAAAATAGTAGGACTAAGTTTAATTGAATATTTTAAAAATGGACAAGATTGGGGAGATGGAGGAATTCAAGAAGTTGTAGATAAAATCTACAGAATAAGTAAGAGAGAGGACATTTTAAATAACTTCGTAAAAGAAGCTATTTCTAAAATTAAGATAAAAAAATATTTCAAGTCAAATAAAAGTTTGCCTCCATTTCCTATGTAA
- the lspA gene encoding signal peptidase II encodes MVNKIQTKLYFFSLSIFIILIDQYTKYLMFYNYKKLINKDFLLFRLDFVKNYGAAFNIFSGSRIFLSFISIIISIFLIYLILRKNTLNVFDLYCYSFILGGTFGNGIDRILKGFVIDFINLNIINFPVFNIADISINIGFIFLIYTIFKKKR; translated from the coding sequence ATGGTTAACAAAATACAAACAAAATTATATTTCTTTTCTTTAAGTATTTTTATTATTTTAATAGATCAATATACGAAATATTTAATGTTTTATAATTATAAAAAACTTATAAATAAAGATTTTCTTTTATTTAGATTAGACTTTGTAAAAAATTATGGGGCAGCATTTAACATATTTAGTGGCAGTAGAATATTTTTATCTTTCATAAGTATTATTATTTCAATATTCCTTATTTATTTAATATTAAGAAAAAATACTTTAAACGTTTTTGATCTCTATTGTTATAGCTTTATTCTTGGCGGAACTTTTGGTAATGGAATAGATAGAATATTAAAAGGATTTGTAATTGATTTTATAAATTTAAATATTATAAATTTTCCAGTTTTTAATATTGCCGATATATCTATTAATATTGGTTTTATTTTTTTAATTTATACTATTTTTAAAAAGAAACGATAA
- a CDS encoding biotin transporter BioY: protein MLNLYKLIEILVCFQSIIVSTLIPINIPLTFTDKSSINFDIPITWQIPTIILLTLLFNRKVVFRAFTIYIILGLFIFPVFHDGGSIGYLLTPNFGYLLGVYPLIKIIDNLNTRNKINFGNFLKNGFIAIGAMHLTGIFYNFIQVIFYSQFNIFLYNLGKYSLGKIGYHFLMLFPLLLFIEPIKRLKHSK from the coding sequence ATGCTCAATTTGTATAAATTAATTGAGATACTGGTATGTTTTCAATCAATAATAGTATCAACCCTGATTCCTATAAATATTCCACTCACATTTACTGATAAATCAAGTATTAACTTTGACATACCTATCACTTGGCAAATTCCAACAATTATTTTACTAACACTTTTATTTAATAGAAAAGTTGTTTTTAGAGCATTTACTATATATATAATTTTAGGGTTATTTATATTCCCAGTTTTTCATGACGGTGGGTCAATAGGATATTTGCTCACTCCAAATTTTGGATATTTATTAGGAGTGTATCCATTAATCAAAATAATTGATAATTTAAATACAAGAAATAAAATAAATTTTGGCAACTTTTTAAAAAATGGATTTATAGCAATAGGTGCTATGCATTTAACCGGAATATTTTACAACTTTATACAAGTTATATTTTACAGTCAATTTAATATATTTTTATATAATTTAGGGAAATACTCTTTAGGTAAAATTGGATATCATTTTTTAATGCTATTTCCACTATTATTATTTATTGAACCTATAAAACGTTTAAAACATAGCAAATAA
- a CDS encoding ABC transporter permease, protein MSRNISINEALGMATKTLVSNKLRSSLTMLGIIIGNASVITLVGLGRGAQTLAKNQLSNLGANVLFIVPGNNDTRRRGISFPKNLVLEDALAISNQVPTVNKVAPQISANEIVQSNSKSLNISIAGVTPEFLDVRSFEVDKGRFLSQSDINSARSYVVIGPDLKEEFFENKSSSLGEQIRIKDHTYEIIGILKPKGAVFGSNQDRNAYIPLTTMVNRITGKDPTYGVSLSFISVEAKNKKTTSAAKFQITNLLRQRHKIIRDDDFAVRSQEDALNIVTNITSGLTFLLAGIGAVSLVVGGIGIMNIMLVSVSERTEEIGLRKAIGAKQSDILIQFLIEALILSTIGGLIGTTTGLSGVFLLSLITPLPASVGITTTLSTMIISGSIGLIFGVLPAKRASKLDPIVALRSL, encoded by the coding sequence ATGTCTAGGAATATCTCAATAAATGAAGCCTTAGGTATGGCTACCAAAACATTAGTATCGAACAAATTGAGAAGTTCTTTAACAATGTTGGGAATAATTATAGGAAATGCATCTGTTATTACACTCGTTGGACTTGGGAGAGGCGCACAAACATTAGCAAAAAACCAATTAAGTAATTTAGGAGCAAATGTATTATTTATTGTTCCTGGAAATAATGACACAAGAAGAAGAGGTATTTCATTTCCTAAAAACTTAGTTTTAGAAGATGCACTGGCAATAAGTAATCAGGTCCCAACTGTTAACAAAGTTGCTCCCCAAATATCTGCGAATGAAATAGTTCAATCAAATTCTAAAAGTCTAAATATATCAATTGCAGGTGTAACTCCTGAGTTTCTTGATGTTAGAAGTTTTGAAGTGGATAAGGGTAGATTCTTATCTCAAAGCGATATTAACAGCGCCAGGAGTTATGTAGTAATAGGTCCTGATCTAAAAGAGGAATTTTTTGAAAATAAATCTTCATCACTTGGGGAACAAATTAGAATTAAAGATCATACTTATGAAATAATAGGAATTTTAAAACCCAAAGGGGCAGTATTTGGAAGTAATCAAGACAGGAATGCTTATATTCCATTGACTACAATGGTTAATAGGATTACGGGGAAGGATCCTACATATGGTGTAAGTTTAAGCTTCATAAGTGTTGAAGCAAAAAATAAAAAGACAACCAGCGCAGCAAAATTTCAAATTACTAACTTATTAAGGCAAAGACATAAAATAATAAGAGATGATGACTTTGCAGTTAGATCACAAGAAGATGCATTAAACATTGTAACTAATATTACGAGTGGACTAACGTTTCTATTAGCAGGTATTGGTGCAGTATCTTTAGTAGTTGGAGGTATAGGAATAATGAATATTATGCTTGTTTCTGTTAGCGAAAGAACTGAAGAAATAGGTCTTAGAAAAGCAATTGGTGCTAAACAGTCGGATATATTAATTCAATTTTTAATTGAGGCATTGATTTTATCTACAATTGGAGGATTAATAGGAACAACAACTGGATTATCAGGTGTTTTTCTATTATCTCTGATTACACCACTTCCTGCATCTGTAGGTATTACAACTACTTTATCCACAATGATTATTTCAGGATCAATAGGTTTAATTTTTGGTGTTTTACCCGCAAAAAGAGCCTCTAAATTAGATCCGATTGTTGCCTTAAGAAGCTTATAA
- the pyk gene encoding pyruvate kinase, with protein MSNIDLKRRTKIVATIGPATQSEEIITDLIKAGVTTFRLNFSHGDHKDHAERIATIREVSKKLDIDIGILQDLQGPKIRLGRFKDGPVRVKKGDKFKLTSNEVECTNSIANVTYENLSQEVSEGKRILLDDGKIEMVVEKVDIESNLLECLVTVGGVLSNNKGVNFPDVQLSVKALTDKDKEDLKFGLSEGVDWIALSFVRNPSDINEIKDLINKNGHSTPVVAKIEKFEAIDQIDAVLPLCDGVMVARGDLGVEMPAEEVPLLQKELIRKANTLGIPIITATQMLDSMASNPRPTRAEVSDVANAILDGTDAVMLSNETAVGDYPVEAVETMATIARRIERDYPLKAIESHLPSTIPNAISAAVSNIARQLDAGAIIPLTKSGSTARNVSKFRPPTPILATTTERSVARRLQLVWGVTPIVVKNDERTAKTFSLAMQIAQEMGILNQGDLVVQTAGTLTGISGSTDLIKVGLVRKIVSRGVSIGEIGVTGKARIIKNNLDMSLICPGEILFVPKELLGNLPLSKNIAGIVTNQNVDDVYSLFNKNNNKVSTICNLENIDDLQIINGDLVTLQLNEGVIYMGQIEDDEEAIDKYKYV; from the coding sequence ATGTCGAATATTGATTTAAAAAGAAGAACAAAAATTGTAGCTACTATTGGCCCTGCAACTCAATCTGAAGAGATTATTACAGATTTAATTAAGGCTGGAGTTACAACATTCAGATTAAATTTCTCACATGGAGATCATAAAGATCATGCAGAGAGAATTGCAACAATTAGAGAAGTATCAAAAAAATTAGATATTGATATTGGTATTCTTCAGGATCTTCAAGGCCCTAAGATAAGATTAGGACGATTCAAAGATGGTCCAGTAAGAGTAAAAAAAGGAGATAAATTTAAACTAACTTCAAATGAAGTCGAATGCACAAATAGTATTGCTAATGTAACCTACGAGAATCTTTCTCAAGAAGTTAGCGAAGGAAAAAGAATACTATTAGACGATGGAAAAATTGAAATGGTTGTAGAAAAAGTAGATATAGAATCTAATCTTTTAGAATGTTTGGTTACTGTTGGTGGGGTTCTTTCGAATAATAAAGGTGTAAATTTTCCAGATGTTCAATTATCTGTAAAAGCTTTAACAGATAAAGATAAAGAGGATTTAAAATTTGGATTATCTGAAGGTGTTGACTGGATAGCTTTAAGCTTCGTTAGAAATCCATCTGATATAAACGAGATAAAAGATTTAATAAATAAAAATGGGCATTCCACTCCAGTAGTTGCCAAAATAGAAAAATTTGAAGCTATAGATCAAATTGATGCTGTATTACCCTTATGTGATGGGGTTATGGTAGCAAGAGGTGATTTGGGAGTAGAAATGCCCGCTGAAGAAGTTCCACTTTTACAAAAAGAATTAATAAGAAAAGCTAATACATTAGGTATACCAATAATTACCGCGACTCAAATGCTTGATTCCATGGCCTCTAATCCAAGACCAACTAGAGCGGAAGTAAGCGATGTTGCCAATGCAATACTAGATGGAACAGATGCAGTAATGCTTTCAAATGAGACCGCCGTTGGTGATTATCCTGTAGAAGCAGTAGAAACGATGGCAACTATAGCGAGAAGAATTGAAAGGGACTATCCACTTAAAGCTATAGAGAGTCACTTACCTAGTACAATACCAAATGCTATCAGTGCAGCAGTAAGTAACATCGCCAGACAACTTGACGCAGGAGCAATTATCCCATTAACAAAATCAGGTTCTACTGCTCGAAATGTAAGTAAATTCAGACCACCAACTCCCATTTTGGCTACTACAACAGAGAGGAGTGTAGCAAGAAGGTTGCAACTCGTTTGGGGAGTTACCCCGATAGTAGTAAAAAATGATGAACGAACAGCAAAAACATTTAGCTTAGCTATGCAAATTGCTCAGGAAATGGGAATACTAAATCAAGGAGATTTAGTGGTTCAAACTGCAGGTACACTAACAGGGATAAGCGGCTCTACAGATTTAATAAAAGTCGGTTTAGTAAGAAAGATTGTTTCAAGAGGGGTTTCAATAGGTGAAATTGGAGTCACAGGAAAAGCAAGAATAATAAAAAATAATCTTGATATGTCATTGATTTGTCCAGGAGAAATTTTATTTGTTCCAAAAGAACTATTAGGAAATTTACCATTAAGCAAAAATATTGCCGGAATTGTTACGAACCAAAATGTCGATGATGTTTACTCATTATTTAATAAAAATAATAATAAGGTTTCTACAATATGTAATCTGGAAAATATTGATGATCTTCAAATTATTAATGGCGACCTAGTAACTTTGCAACTTAATGAAGGGGTAATTTATATGGGTCAAATTGAAGATGATGAAGAAGCAATAGATAAATATAAATATGTCTAG
- a CDS encoding nucleoside triphosphate pyrophosphohydrolase family protein, with translation MNFKTYQKKARETAQYPNLGSNNIYPTLGLVGEAGEVAEKVKKVIRDKNGVFDKESKLGIKKELGDVLWYISNLCTELNFNLEDVALQNLEKLKFRASKGKISGSGDDR, from the coding sequence ATGAATTTTAAAACTTATCAGAAAAAAGCAAGAGAAACAGCTCAATATCCAAATTTAGGCTCAAATAATATTTATCCAACTCTTGGTTTAGTTGGTGAAGCTGGTGAAGTTGCAGAAAAAGTAAAAAAAGTAATTAGGGATAAAAATGGAGTATTTGATAAAGAGTCAAAATTAGGTATAAAAAAAGAATTAGGAGATGTTTTATGGTACATATCTAATCTTTGTACAGAATTAAATTTCAATTTAGAAGATGTTGCATTACAAAACCTTGAAAAATTAAAATTCAGAGCTTCTAAAGGTAAGATAAGTGGTTCGGGTGATGATCGCTAA
- a CDS encoding YggT family protein: protein MAAITISILQVISTTLSLYYALLIIRILLTWFPGIDWSNGILSALTSITDPYLNIFRGIIPPIGGFDISSLLALILFQVIQGFIPQLIMFLLNQGSGYQY from the coding sequence ATGGCTGCAATAACAATTTCAATTTTACAAGTTATTAGTACTACATTATCGCTTTACTATGCCTTATTGATTATTAGAATACTTTTGACCTGGTTCCCAGGAATCGATTGGAGTAATGGAATATTATCCGCATTAACATCAATCACAGATCCATATTTAAATATATTTAGAGGTATTATCCCACCCATTGGTGGATTTGATATATCTTCATTATTAGCATTAATTCTTTTCCAAGTCATACAAGGATTCATACCTCAATTAATAATGTTTTTACTAAACCAAGGCAGTGGATATCAATATTAA
- the scpB gene encoding SMC-Scp complex subunit ScpB yields MTRIEAVLYLKGRPITRKDLSEITNTDINSINESIKDLKNKYSNPNSAIVLNEVNNSFCLELKSSLNDFVEDLLPSDLKTSELRTLATIAIKKKILQSDLILLRGSGAYEHIKELLEKKFIVKRKQKDGRSFWLSLSEKFFQTFAVSDEYLSNIGSGINKQQ; encoded by the coding sequence ATAACTAGAATTGAGGCTGTCCTTTATTTGAAAGGAAGGCCAATAACAAGAAAAGATCTTTCTGAAATTACTAATACGGATATCAATTCAATAAATGAATCAATCAAAGATCTAAAAAATAAATATTCCAATCCAAACTCAGCAATTGTATTAAATGAAGTAAATAATAGTTTTTGTCTGGAGTTAAAATCTAGTCTTAATGATTTTGTAGAGGATTTACTACCTTCTGATCTTAAAACATCAGAATTAAGGACATTGGCAACCATTGCTATTAAAAAGAAGATTCTACAATCAGATCTTATACTTCTAAGAGGCTCAGGTGCTTATGAACATATTAAAGAATTACTAGAAAAGAAATTCATTGTGAAACGAAAGCAAAAAGACGGCAGATCATTTTGGTTGTCCTTATCCGAGAAGTTTTTCCAAACTTTTGCTGTAAGTGATGAATATCTCTCAAATATAGGAAGCGGCATTAACAAGCAGCAATAA